A genomic stretch from Candidatus Bathyarchaeota archaeon includes:
- a CDS encoding integrase, translated as MNPYRAALQAIYPIADARNIALRISNLEKTISDFAVYLTIDERLTKRMVKQYQYIAIRFLKHSKGIVSRDAIRSYLQGYLSMKPSTYNNQIKGLKAFIMRYLGRPEIVFGFRKAPLLNNYEETVLSSKEQLRLGFSALSGEREKAIFMFYKDSGLKCSELLELAKSDVDSSLRSVKSRHNTRTKRAGITFYTVDTEKYLQKYLASRKDDKERLFRIDKNVFYRMWIEVSRKAGTKITPQVLKKWQSANLGENGCPDRYFDIFQGRAPRPVLAKYYTGRELLRLKSIYDRFSEGLKLLA; from the coding sequence CCAACTTGGAGAAAACAATTTCAGACTTTGCTGTTTATTTAACCATTGATGAGAGACTTACTAAAAGAATGGTCAAACAGTACCAATACATTGCCATACGATTTCTGAAGCATTCTAAGGGAATCGTGAGTAGAGATGCTATTAGAAGCTATCTTCAAGGATATCTTTCCATGAAACCAAGTACTTACAACAATCAGATCAAGGGGTTGAAAGCTTTCATCATGAGATATCTTGGAAGACCTGAAATTGTTTTCGGATTCAGGAAAGCTCCTCTTCTGAATAACTACGAAGAAACTGTTCTATCTTCTAAAGAGCAGCTCAGACTTGGCTTTAGTGCTTTATCTGGTGAGAGAGAAAAGGCTATCTTTATGTTTTACAAGGATAGTGGACTGAAATGTTCAGAGCTACTAGAGTTGGCAAAAAGTGATGTAGATTCCTCTCTAAGATCAGTTAAGTCTCGACATAACACAAGAACAAAAAGAGCTGGAATAACATTTTACACTGTTGATACAGAAAAGTACCTACAAAAGTACTTGGCAAGTAGGAAGGATGACAAAGAGAGGTTGTTCAGAATTGACAAGAACGTTTTCTATAGGATGTGGATTGAAGTTAGTAGAAAAGCTGGAACTAAGATAACACCTCAAGTACTCAAAAAATGGCAGTCAGCAAATCTTGGAGAGAATGGTTGTCCAGATAGATATTTTGACATATTTCAGGGCAGAGCACCAAGACCAGTCTTAGCGAAATATTACACTGGAAGAGAACTGCTTAGACTAAAGTCGATATATGACAGGTTTTCAGAAGGACTAAAACTATTGGCATAG